Proteins from one Cellulosilyticum lentocellum DSM 5427 genomic window:
- a CDS encoding diaminopimelate dehydrogenase, with translation MSTKVRVGIVGYGNVGRGVEVALGQNEDMELVAVFTRRPVETVKIATPSAKVVHMDELEGYKGAIDVMILCGGSATDLPVQGPEMASMFNTIDSFDTHARIPEYQAAVEKAAKAAGKTSIISVGWDPGLFSMIRMMSGAILPKGNDYTFWGKGVSQGHSDAIRRVEGVKNGIQYTIPVDSAIEAVRNGNNPSLTTREKHTRECFVVAEEGADRARIEADIKNMPNYFADYDTTVHFITEEELRANHSKMPHGGFVFRSGVTGANDEHKQIIEFSLKLDSNPEFTAAALVAYARAAVRMNKEGTLGAKTVFDVPLSYLSPLSSAELIKNLL, from the coding sequence ATGAGTACGAAAGTAAGAGTAGGTATCGTTGGATATGGAAATGTTGGCCGTGGAGTAGAAGTGGCGCTTGGACAAAATGAGGACATGGAACTTGTTGCAGTATTTACAAGAAGACCAGTAGAAACTGTAAAAATCGCCACACCATCAGCAAAGGTGGTACATATGGATGAACTAGAAGGCTATAAAGGAGCCATTGATGTGATGATTTTATGTGGTGGTTCAGCAACAGATTTGCCAGTACAAGGCCCAGAAATGGCAAGTATGTTCAACACCATTGATAGTTTTGATACACATGCAAGAATTCCAGAATACCAAGCAGCAGTAGAAAAAGCAGCAAAAGCAGCTGGTAAAACAAGTATCATTTCAGTAGGCTGGGATCCAGGTTTATTCTCAATGATTCGCATGATGTCAGGTGCTATTTTACCAAAAGGTAATGACTATACTTTCTGGGGTAAAGGGGTAAGTCAAGGACACTCAGACGCTATTAGAAGAGTAGAAGGCGTTAAAAACGGTATCCAATATACGATTCCAGTAGATTCAGCTATCGAAGCAGTTAGAAATGGTAATAATCCATCTTTAACAACAAGAGAAAAACATACAAGAGAATGCTTTGTAGTAGCAGAAGAAGGCGCAGATCGTGCACGTATTGAAGCAGATATTAAAAATATGCCAAACTACTTCGCTGATTATGATACAACTGTTCACTTTATTACAGAAGAAGAACTTCGTGCTAATCATAGCAAAATGCCACATGGTGGTTTCGTATTTAGAAGTGGTGTAACAGGTGCTAACGATGAACATAAACAAATCATTGAGTTCTCACTTAAATTAGATAGCAACCCAGAATTTACAGCTGCTGCACTTGTAGCTTATGCAAGAGCTGCTGTTAGAATGAACAAGGAAGGCACATTAGGTGCTAAAACAGTATTTGATGTACCACTTTCTTATCTTTCACCACTTTCATCAGCTGAATTAATTAAGAACTTATTATAA
- a CDS encoding catalase, producing the protein MEENKLTTSVSIPVTSDQAAISTGKKVGFDLLADAYLQEKLAHFNRERIPERVVHAKGGGAHGYFEVTNDLSKYTMAKFLNQVGKRTDIFIRFSTVGGEKGSADTARDPRGFAMKFYTEDGNYDLVGNNTPIFFIRDGIKFPDFIHTQKRNPQTNLKDPNMFWDFLSLTPESLHQVMRLFSNLGTPMGFRHMDGFGSHTFMWYNEKGEYVWVKYHVLTNQGIKNFTAAEAEKIAGENPDYSVQDLFNAIERGEYPSWTVCVQIMTPEEAAHYRVDPFDVTKTWYEEDHPLIPLGKIVLNKNPINFFAEVEQVAFAPAHFVPGIWTSPDKLLQTRLMAYEDAHRYRLGANNTQIPINKPKACLYTTQRDGNMQVNGNMGNVPNYFPSSFVNVVVSPEVAPPPIPVIGEIKRHVIESIDADFVQPGEFYRAMTSDDKAHFIYNVTDNLKHADPALQYRQTALFYKADHQMGQLIAECLGLDFETIKKLADMTQEKRVAATMPKGKV; encoded by the coding sequence ATGGAAGAAAATAAATTAACAACGAGTGTATCCATACCAGTTACAAGTGATCAAGCAGCTATAAGTACGGGAAAAAAAGTAGGCTTTGATTTACTGGCAGATGCTTATTTGCAGGAAAAACTAGCTCATTTTAATAGGGAGCGTATTCCAGAAAGGGTTGTACATGCTAAAGGTGGAGGAGCTCATGGGTATTTTGAGGTAACCAATGATTTATCTAAGTACACTATGGCAAAGTTTTTAAATCAAGTAGGTAAACGAACGGATATTTTTATACGTTTTTCTACAGTAGGTGGTGAAAAGGGATCTGCTGATACTGCTAGAGATCCTAGAGGTTTCGCTATGAAGTTTTATACTGAGGATGGTAACTATGACTTAGTAGGTAATAATACACCGATTTTCTTTATTAGAGATGGTATTAAATTTCCAGACTTTATTCATACCCAAAAGAGAAATCCACAAACCAATTTAAAGGACCCTAATATGTTTTGGGATTTTCTTTCTTTAACACCAGAATCGTTGCATCAAGTGATGCGGCTTTTTTCTAATCTAGGTACACCTATGGGATTTAGGCATATGGATGGTTTCGGTAGCCATACCTTCATGTGGTACAATGAAAAAGGAGAATATGTTTGGGTAAAATATCATGTGCTTACGAATCAGGGTATTAAAAACTTTACAGCAGCAGAAGCAGAAAAAATAGCAGGTGAGAATCCAGATTATTCCGTTCAAGATTTGTTTAACGCTATTGAAAGAGGAGAATATCCTTCGTGGACTGTATGCGTGCAAATCATGACACCAGAAGAAGCTGCCCATTACCGCGTAGATCCTTTTGACGTAACGAAAACATGGTATGAAGAGGATCATCCACTTATTCCTTTAGGTAAGATTGTACTTAATAAAAACCCCATCAATTTTTTTGCAGAAGTAGAACAAGTAGCTTTTGCACCAGCTCATTTTGTACCAGGTATATGGACTTCACCAGATAAGCTTTTACAAACGAGATTAATGGCTTATGAAGATGCCCATCGTTATCGTTTAGGTGCTAACAATACACAAATTCCTATTAATAAACCAAAAGCTTGTTTATATACTACACAAAGAGATGGTAATATGCAGGTTAATGGCAATATGGGTAATGTACCGAATTATTTTCCTAGTAGTTTTGTTAATGTAGTGGTATCACCTGAAGTAGCACCACCGCCTATTCCTGTAATAGGAGAAATTAAGAGACATGTTATTGAAAGCATAGATGCTGATTTTGTGCAGCCTGGTGAATTTTATAGAGCTATGACCAGTGATGATAAAGCACACTTTATTTATAATGTGACCGACAACTTAAAACATGCAGATCCTGCATTGCAATATCGCCAAACAGCTTTGTTTTATAAAGCAGATCATCAAATGGGGCAGCTTATTGCAGAATGCTTAGGTCTTGATTTTGAAACTATTAAAAAGTTAGCTGATATGACACAGGAAAAGCGTGTTGCAGCAACTATGCCTAAAGGGAAAGTATAG
- the hydE gene encoding [FeFe] hydrogenase H-cluster radical SAM maturase HydE — translation MKALIDILAKEHRLSKADYLLLLTHHQDEDLSSYLFEKARQTANHLFGHQIYTRGLIEFTNYCKQDCYYCGIRRSNTEAARYRLTLEDILSCTEIGYHLGFRTFVLQGGEDGHFQDDTICDILTAIKSQHPNCAITLSIGEKSRLSYERFFKAGADRYLLRHETANLAHYSQLHPASQSLEQRKQCLYDLKAIGYQVGTGFMVGSPYQTFDTLCEDLLFIQDFKPHMVGIGPFIPHQATPFKDHSAGTLSLTLFLIGLLRLILPNGLIPATTALGTIDPQGREKGILAGANVVMPNLSPVGVRKKYSLYNNKICTGEEAAECWACLNNRLKQIGYSLAVNRGDFSPL, via the coding sequence ATGAAGGCCCTTATTGATATCCTTGCCAAAGAGCATCGTTTAAGTAAAGCAGACTACCTTCTCTTACTTACACACCACCAAGATGAAGACCTTTCTTCTTATCTCTTTGAAAAAGCAAGGCAAACCGCTAATCATCTTTTTGGTCATCAGATTTATACCCGAGGCCTTATTGAATTTACTAACTACTGCAAGCAAGATTGTTACTATTGTGGCATTCGACGGAGTAATACTGAGGCTGCGCGCTATAGGCTTACTTTAGAAGACATTTTATCTTGCACTGAAATAGGTTATCACTTAGGCTTTCGTACCTTTGTTTTACAAGGTGGTGAAGATGGTCACTTTCAAGATGATACCATTTGTGATATTTTAACAGCTATCAAAAGTCAACATCCTAACTGCGCCATTACGCTTTCTATTGGTGAGAAAAGCCGCTTAAGCTATGAACGCTTTTTCAAAGCTGGTGCTGATCGTTACCTACTTCGTCATGAAACAGCTAATCTTGCTCATTATAGCCAACTTCACCCTGCTTCTCAAAGTCTAGAGCAAAGGAAACAATGTCTTTATGACCTGAAAGCTATTGGTTACCAAGTGGGTACCGGATTTATGGTAGGTTCACCTTATCAAACCTTTGATACGCTATGTGAAGACTTACTTTTCATCCAAGACTTTAAACCCCATATGGTAGGTATTGGCCCTTTTATTCCACATCAAGCTACCCCCTTTAAAGACCACTCTGCAGGCACCCTGTCACTTACTTTATTTTTAATTGGCCTTCTTAGACTCATCCTACCCAATGGATTAATCCCAGCTACTACAGCCCTGGGCACCATTGATCCTCAAGGCCGTGAAAAAGGCATTTTAGCCGGCGCTAATGTTGTCATGCCTAACCTTTCTCCGGTTGGCGTTCGTAAGAAATATAGTTTGTATAATAATAAAATATGTACAGGGGAAGAAGCTGCTGAGTGTTGGGCTTGTCTTAATAATCGTTTAAAACAAATCGGCTATAGCCTAGCTGTCAATCGTGGTGACTTCTCTCCTTTATAA
- the hydG gene encoding [FeFe] hydrogenase H-cluster radical SAM maturase HydG yields MYNPKSMTATEFINDEEILETLAYADANKTNKILISSIIKKAKDCKGLNHREAALLLACELEEENKEIEALAKQIKQRFYGNRIVMFAPLYLSNYCVNGCIYCPYHHKNKHITRKKLTQEEIRAEVIALQDMGHKRLALEAGEDPANNPLDYILESIKTIYSIKHKNGAIRRVNVNIAATTIENYHKLKEAGIGTYILFQETYHKKNYEALHPTGPKHDYAYHTEAMDRAMAGGIDDVGLGVLFGLNKYRYDFVGLLMHAEHLEAVHGVGPHTISVPRICPADDINPDEFTNAISDDIFAKIVAVIRIAVPYTGMIISTRESPKTRKRVLELGISQISGGSSTSVGGYVTPEKEEENSAQFELSDTRTLDEIVGWLLELGYIPSFCTACYREGRTGDRFMSLVKSGQIANCCGPNALMTLQEYLEDYASPTTKAAATSIIERELKTITNPKVLEKAVSQLKAIQGGARDFRF; encoded by the coding sequence ATGTATAATCCCAAATCTATGACTGCAACTGAATTCATTAATGATGAAGAAATTCTAGAAACCTTAGCTTATGCAGATGCTAACAAAACTAATAAAATCCTTATTAGTAGCATCATTAAAAAAGCTAAAGACTGTAAAGGCTTAAATCACCGTGAAGCCGCACTCCTTTTAGCTTGTGAGTTAGAAGAGGAAAACAAAGAAATTGAAGCTTTAGCTAAACAAATTAAACAACGTTTTTATGGTAATCGTATTGTTATGTTTGCCCCACTTTACCTATCTAATTACTGTGTCAACGGCTGCATCTACTGTCCTTATCATCATAAAAACAAACATATTACTAGAAAAAAATTGACACAAGAAGAAATCAGAGCTGAAGTCATTGCCCTTCAGGACATGGGACATAAACGTCTTGCACTAGAAGCAGGTGAAGACCCTGCCAACAATCCACTAGATTACATCTTAGAAAGCATCAAAACCATTTATAGCATTAAGCATAAAAATGGTGCTATTAGACGTGTCAATGTCAATATTGCTGCCACCACCATAGAAAACTACCATAAATTAAAAGAAGCAGGTATTGGTACTTATATTCTTTTTCAAGAAACTTATCACAAAAAGAATTATGAAGCACTTCATCCTACTGGTCCTAAGCACGACTATGCTTATCATACAGAAGCCATGGACAGAGCTATGGCTGGCGGCATTGATGATGTAGGACTTGGTGTTTTATTTGGTCTTAATAAGTATCGTTATGATTTTGTAGGCCTACTTATGCATGCAGAACATTTAGAAGCAGTGCATGGTGTAGGTCCACATACCATTAGTGTTCCTCGTATTTGTCCTGCAGATGATATTAACCCTGATGAATTCACCAATGCTATTTCTGATGACATCTTTGCTAAAATTGTGGCAGTTATTCGTATTGCTGTGCCTTATACAGGCATGATTATTTCTACTAGAGAATCTCCTAAAACTAGAAAGCGTGTATTAGAATTAGGAATTTCTCAAATTAGTGGTGGTTCTAGCACCAGTGTAGGTGGCTATGTCACTCCTGAAAAGGAAGAAGAAAACTCTGCTCAATTTGAATTAAGTGATACCCGCACATTGGATGAAATTGTAGGTTGGCTCTTAGAGCTTGGCTATATTCCAAGCTTTTGCACGGCTTGCTACAGAGAAGGCCGTACAGGAGATCGTTTTATGAGTCTTGTTAAATCTGGGCAAATTGCTAACTGCTGCGGACCTAATGCTCTTATGACATTGCAAGAATATCTAGAAGATTATGCTTCTCCTACAACTAAGGCAGCTGCAACCTCTATCATTGAAAGAGAACTTAAAACCATTACCAATCCAAAAGTTCTAGAAAAAGCAGTTAGCCAATTAAAAGCTATTCAAGGTGGAGCTAGGGATTTTAGATTTTAA
- the hydF gene encoding [FeFe] hydrogenase H-cluster maturation GTPase HydF has translation MSLMDTPRANRLHIGLYGKRNSGKSSLINALTGQEIALVSKEAGTTTDPVYKSMEIYGIGPCVFIDTAGFDDTGSLGKLRVEKTKEATQKTDIALIVFTDSDLAEELKWLQHFKAQDTPFIPIINKVDTLENRDSLAAQIEATCGISPILVSAKNKEGIDAIKEAIIRLLPEDYEVKSITGPLAAPGDLVLLVMPQDIQAPKGRLILPQVQTLRDLLDKKCLVMSCTTDQLAATLKVLAKAPDLIITDSQVFKTVYDQKPSSSKLTSFSVLFAGYKGDLQTFKKGAYAIDTLTENSKVLIAEACTHAPLSEDIGREKLPRLLRQKIGSGLTIDITSGPHFPSKLEGYDLIIHCGGCMFNRKYVLSRVAQAKALNIPISNYGVVIAYLSGILEHIDA, from the coding sequence ATGAGTTTGATGGATACTCCGAGAGCTAATCGTCTTCACATTGGCTTATATGGTAAAAGAAATAGTGGTAAGTCTTCTCTTATTAATGCTTTAACTGGTCAAGAAATTGCTTTAGTTTCCAAGGAAGCAGGTACTACCACTGACCCTGTTTATAAATCTATGGAGATTTATGGTATAGGTCCTTGTGTCTTTATTGATACGGCTGGCTTTGATGATACTGGTTCCTTGGGCAAATTACGTGTTGAAAAGACTAAAGAAGCTACACAAAAGACAGATATTGCCCTTATTGTTTTTACCGATTCTGATTTAGCAGAAGAACTCAAATGGCTTCAGCACTTTAAAGCACAAGATACGCCTTTTATCCCTATTATTAATAAAGTAGATACGTTAGAAAATAGGGATAGTCTTGCTGCTCAGATAGAAGCTACTTGTGGCATCTCCCCCATTTTAGTCAGTGCTAAAAATAAAGAAGGTATCGATGCTATTAAAGAAGCTATTATTCGTCTTTTACCAGAAGACTATGAAGTTAAGAGTATTACAGGACCTCTAGCTGCTCCTGGTGATTTAGTTTTACTTGTAATGCCTCAAGATATTCAAGCCCCTAAAGGCAGACTCATTCTTCCTCAAGTACAAACGCTTCGTGATCTACTAGATAAAAAGTGTTTAGTCATGAGCTGTACCACCGACCAACTAGCTGCTACTTTAAAGGTATTAGCTAAAGCACCTGATTTAATTATTACAGACTCTCAGGTCTTTAAAACTGTTTACGATCAAAAACCAAGTAGCAGTAAATTAACTTCTTTTTCTGTTTTATTCGCTGGTTATAAAGGTGACTTACAAACTTTTAAAAAAGGTGCCTATGCCATCGATACTTTAACAGAAAACTCTAAAGTACTTATAGCTGAAGCTTGTACACACGCGCCTTTAAGTGAAGACATTGGCAGGGAAAAGCTTCCTCGCTTACTAAGGCAGAAAATAGGCTCCGGCCTTACTATTGATATTACTAGCGGTCCTCATTTTCCTTCTAAACTTGAAGGCTACGACCTCATCATTCACTGCGGCGGCTGTATGTTTAACAGAAAATATGTGCTTTCACGCGTAGCCCAGGCCAAAGCCCTAAATATTCCTATTTCTAACTATGGTGTTGTCATTGCTTACTTATCAGGGATTTTAGAACATATTGATGCATAA
- a CDS encoding rhomboid family intramembrane serine protease: MNYLKKIKYNSPVILSFTLLSLFAVILGYLTAGLSTQLLFCVYKSSPLNPLSYIRLFTHILGHADWQHFLNNFMLILLVGPMLEEKYGSKKLLGMIVFTAFITGLINIIFFDTALLGASGIAFMLILLSSFANIKQGGIPLTLILVAAAYIGNEIINGLISQDNISQLTHIIGGICGCGLGFVMNKK; this comes from the coding sequence ATGAATTACTTAAAAAAGATTAAATATAATTCCCCCGTCATCTTAAGTTTTACGCTTCTTTCTCTTTTTGCAGTTATATTAGGTTACTTAACAGCAGGTCTATCTACACAACTTTTATTTTGTGTTTATAAGAGTTCACCTCTAAATCCACTTTCTTACATACGTTTATTTACACATATTTTAGGACATGCTGATTGGCAGCATTTTTTAAATAACTTTATGCTCATTCTTTTGGTAGGTCCTATGCTAGAAGAAAAGTATGGGAGTAAAAAACTATTAGGGATGATTGTTTTTACGGCTTTTATAACAGGTTTAATCAATATTATTTTTTTTGATACCGCCTTGTTAGGGGCAAGTGGTATTGCTTTTATGTTGATTCTTTTAAGTTCCTTTGCTAATATTAAGCAAGGTGGCATTCCTTTAACACTTATTTTAGTAGCTGCAGCTTATATAGGAAATGAAATCATTAATGGCCTTATCAGTCAAGATAATATTTCACAACTGACTCATATCATAGGAGGTATTTGTGGTTGTGGCTTAGGTTTTGTAATGAATAAAAAGTAA
- a CDS encoding TVP38/TMEM64 family protein — MNEKIISKKVLRLISILGIVATILAIIYGYQKGIFTSTDRLQAAVKEAGIWGPLLFIGIQIVQVVVPIIPGGITCVAGVVIFGPLEGFLYNYIGIVIGSIINFALARSYGQTFIRSMVSEKLYEKYIGWLSERERFDKLFALAIFFPVAPDDFLCMLAGLTKMTYKKFTTIILLGKPAALMAYSFSLTAVLQFVTRYVTRYL; from the coding sequence ATGAATGAAAAAATTATATCTAAAAAAGTGCTTCGGCTTATATCCATTCTAGGCATCGTTGCTACTATTCTAGCTATTATTTATGGCTATCAAAAAGGCATCTTTACTTCTACTGATAGACTTCAAGCAGCTGTTAAAGAAGCAGGTATTTGGGGACCTCTTTTATTTATTGGAATTCAAATCGTACAAGTTGTTGTACCTATTATTCCTGGAGGTATTACTTGTGTGGCAGGCGTTGTGATTTTTGGACCTTTAGAAGGTTTCCTCTATAACTACATAGGTATTGTTATTGGTTCCATTATTAACTTTGCCTTAGCCCGCTCTTATGGTCAAACCTTCATCCGCAGTATGGTCTCAGAAAAACTCTACGAAAAATACATTGGCTGGCTCAGTGAAAGAGAACGCTTTGACAAGCTTTTCGCCCTAGCCATCTTCTTTCCAGTAGCACCAGATGACTTTTTATGTATGCTAGCAGGCCTTACTAAAATGACTTATAAGAAGTTTACTACCATTATTCTATTGGGTAAACCAGCAGCCTTAATGGCTTATAGCTTTAGCTTAACAGCTGTACTTCAGTTTGTAACACGCTATGTTACAAGATACTTATAG
- a CDS encoding PTS sugar transporter subunit IIC gives MDILIGTALLLAVLGLFTLFSYKAPNGMKAMGALANAACASFLVEAFHDAFFGGVLNIEFLQGVGAANGSLGGVAAGILVPLALGVSPVYAVLTGLACSGFGILPGFVAGYLISYVVKFLEKKVPAGLDLIVIIVIAAPLSRLIATGMTPIVDSTLLKIGDVLLSSANASPIIMGIILGGILTVVATAPLSSMALTAMLGLTGIPMAIGALAVFGSSFMNFIFFKKMKFGTKKDTIAVAIEPLTQADLISANPIPVYATNFIGGAMSGIIVALMGLTNMTPGTATPIAGFAVMFAYNPPMQVLIAAAGCIAVSVLSGYIGYFIFKNHKIKTAAEIRGTEATIL, from the coding sequence ATGGATATCTTAATTGGAACAGCTCTATTACTCGCAGTATTAGGACTCTTTACTTTATTTAGCTATAAGGCGCCAAATGGTATGAAAGCTATGGGTGCTCTTGCAAATGCAGCTTGTGCAAGCTTCTTAGTCGAAGCTTTCCATGATGCATTCTTCGGTGGTGTATTAAATATAGAATTTTTACAAGGCGTAGGGGCTGCTAATGGTAGTCTTGGTGGTGTTGCAGCTGGTATTTTAGTACCACTTGCTTTAGGTGTATCACCTGTTTACGCTGTTCTTACTGGACTTGCTTGCTCAGGCTTTGGTATTTTACCAGGCTTCGTGGCAGGTTACCTTATTTCTTATGTGGTAAAATTCCTTGAGAAAAAAGTACCAGCTGGTTTAGACCTTATCGTAATCATTGTGATTGCAGCACCTCTTTCACGTTTAATTGCTACAGGCATGACACCTATTGTGGATAGTACTTTGTTAAAAATTGGTGATGTCCTCCTTTCATCAGCAAATGCTAGCCCGATCATCATGGGTATTATCTTAGGGGGTATCTTAACAGTTGTTGCTACTGCACCACTTAGTTCTATGGCCCTTACAGCAATGCTTGGGCTTACAGGTATTCCAATGGCCATCGGTGCGTTAGCCGTATTCGGCTCTTCTTTCATGAACTTTATCTTCTTCAAAAAAATGAAATTTGGAACAAAGAAAGATACAATCGCTGTAGCTATTGAACCACTTACTCAAGCAGACCTTATTAGTGCTAACCCTATTCCAGTTTATGCAACTAATTTCATCGGTGGGGCAATGAGTGGTATTATCGTAGCGCTTATGGGACTTACTAATATGACTCCAGGTACAGCAACACCTATTGCTGGTTTTGCCGTTATGTTCGCTTATAATCCTCCAATGCAAGTTTTAATTGCTGCTGCTGGATGTATTGCTGTAAGTGTCCTTAGTGGTTACATCGGCTACTTTATCTTTAAGAACCATAAAATTAAAACAGCTGCTGAAATCAGGGGAACTGAGGCAACTATTTTATAA
- the sdaAB gene encoding L-serine ammonia-lyase, iron-sulfur-dependent subunit beta, producing the protein MANIGVFDVLGPIMIGPSSSHTAGAARLGKIARTIVNKPIKEVNFLLHGSFSQTYKGHGTDRALVAGILGMNPDDARLRDSLTLAKEAGIKITFTPTDLGQVHPNTVKFLITDGEGIHWEVLGSSIGGGLVEIHEINGNKVQITGEYPTVITCHNDIPGTVAKISSLFYEKQINIAFMKLVRSQKGKGATMTFEVDHSIPEDIISEIKNVDGINRVIVINQLGGVS; encoded by the coding sequence ATGGCAAACATTGGAGTATTTGACGTCTTAGGCCCTATTATGATTGGTCCCTCCTCATCGCATACAGCAGGAGCAGCTAGACTTGGAAAGATCGCTAGAACTATCGTTAATAAACCTATTAAAGAGGTCAACTTTTTACTTCACGGCTCTTTTAGCCAAACTTATAAAGGACACGGTACAGACCGTGCACTTGTTGCAGGAATCTTAGGCATGAATCCTGATGATGCTCGCCTTAGAGATTCACTCACTCTCGCAAAGGAAGCAGGCATTAAAATTACTTTTACCCCAACGGATTTAGGACAAGTTCACCCGAATACAGTTAAATTCCTTATAACAGATGGAGAAGGCATTCACTGGGAAGTTCTTGGTTCATCTATTGGTGGTGGGCTTGTAGAAATCCACGAAATCAATGGTAATAAAGTTCAAATCACGGGTGAATACCCAACAGTTATCACTTGCCACAATGATATTCCTGGTACAGTTGCTAAAATCTCTAGCTTATTTTATGAGAAACAAATTAATATTGCTTTTATGAAACTAGTGAGAAGTCAAAAAGGTAAAGGTGCTACTATGACTTTCGAAGTAGATCATAGCATTCCGGAAGATATTATTTCTGAAATCAAAAATGTAGATGGTATTAACCGCGTTATTGTCATTAATCAGCTAGGAGGTGTTTCATAA
- the sdaAA gene encoding L-serine ammonia-lyase, iron-sulfur-dependent, subunit alpha, which translates to MRIAKSGKELIEICKEEQITLSEYAIRTEMESKEVSRETLMTQMGATLAVMREGATLGREKEVYSLSGLIGGDAYRLQQYLNSGKSLMGNGIIKAMAMAISSSEVNGSMGKIVACPTAGSCGILPAVILTAGEQLGQSDEEMIQGLFAASAIGMIIGMNATFAGAEGGCQAECGSAAAMAAGAVVEMMGGTPEMSLDAAAIIFKNVLGLVCDPVAGLVEIPCAKRNVSGAINALSTADMVMAGVNSKIPFDDALSAMYKVGLGLPEELRETALGGVAITPTGKALKEKVFGKTDN; encoded by the coding sequence ATGAGGATTGCTAAATCAGGAAAAGAACTTATCGAAATCTGTAAAGAAGAACAAATCACTTTAAGCGAATATGCAATTCGTACAGAAATGGAAAGCAAAGAAGTTTCTAGAGAAACTTTAATGACTCAAATGGGTGCTACTTTAGCTGTGATGAGAGAAGGTGCTACACTAGGTCGTGAAAAAGAAGTATATTCTTTAAGTGGTCTTATTGGTGGTGATGCTTATCGCTTACAACAATACCTTAACTCAGGGAAATCTTTGATGGGTAATGGCATTATTAAAGCCATGGCTATGGCTATTTCTTCTTCGGAAGTGAATGGTTCTATGGGTAAGATTGTAGCTTGTCCTACTGCTGGTTCATGTGGCATTCTTCCCGCTGTTATTTTAACTGCTGGCGAGCAGCTTGGACAAAGTGATGAAGAAATGATTCAAGGTTTATTTGCCGCTTCTGCCATTGGTATGATTATCGGTATGAATGCAACTTTCGCTGGTGCTGAAGGCGGTTGTCAAGCTGAATGTGGTTCTGCTGCTGCTATGGCTGCAGGCGCAGTTGTAGAAATGATGGGTGGCACACCTGAAATGAGCTTAGATGCAGCTGCCATCATCTTTAAAAATGTACTTGGACTTGTTTGTGATCCAGTTGCTGGCCTAGTGGAAATTCCATGTGCTAAAAGAAATGTATCAGGTGCCATCAATGCCCTTTCAACAGCAGATATGGTCATGGCTGGTGTTAATTCAAAAATTCCTTTTGATGATGCGCTATCAGCCATGTATAAGGTAGGTCTTGGACTTCCTGAAGAATTAAGGGAAACCGCTCTAGGTGGTGTAGCTATTACACCAACAGGTAAGGCCCTTAAAGAAAAAGTATTTGGAAAAACTGATAACTAA
- a CDS encoding TM1266 family iron-only hydrogenase system putative regulator: METRIALIGIIVENKDSVEKINGILHEYGEHIVGRMGVPYKPKNVSVISVIIDAPNSVISALSGKLGMIPHVNVKTVYSKINEPLEMQD, encoded by the coding sequence ATGGAAACAAGAATTGCTTTAATTGGAATCATAGTAGAAAATAAAGATTCCGTAGAAAAAATCAATGGCATTTTACATGAGTATGGTGAACATATTGTAGGCCGAATGGGTGTGCCCTATAAACCTAAAAACGTTTCTGTGATTAGTGTCATTATAGATGCTCCTAATAGCGTGATTAGTGCTTTGTCAGGAAAATTGGGGATGATTCCTCATGTCAACGTGAAGACCGTGTATTCAAAAATAAATGAACCTCTAGAAATGCAGGATTAA